In one Populus nigra chromosome 12, ddPopNigr1.1, whole genome shotgun sequence genomic region, the following are encoded:
- the LOC133670037 gene encoding UTP--glucose-1-phosphate uridylyltransferase-like isoform X1, with the protein MTLHSIIIQKLLTTNAHIGRRVAAHHLKIYTYGMRNQVSIIDSDKTLICLRNAASFISHLARDKNARFMFVNTNLLFDEIVEQMTKKMGIYSPRDNIMWRMGGFLTNSHSPKKFRSRNKKVCFGPIQPPDCVVVLDTERKSSVILEADRLQVPIVALVDSNMPWEIYKKIAYPVPANDSVQFVYLFCNIITKTFLLEKKKLKALKGNIRKEERDLSTKESSKEIQESVQSKNMSNISSLIGEVLVVPYQNLAPASNDIAEIKNLLDKIVMVKFNDTLGTALGFNGPKSLIGIRDGLTSLDLIVNQIQSLNLTYGCHIPLVLMNTISTHDDSLKALEKYSTSNVDILPLSQGQHPQKKSSSGQSSADELYPSDHAAAFLSLMKSSGTLDVLLSQGKEYVHVVSSDNVAAAVDPSTLFRIMSHLSQNNIEYCMEVTPTTSYLSKSKMDNQRQGMFELAEIARTLPKDSTEKFKFIDTRSLWVNLKAIRRLVDTNALKIEKLSISKEMEGDQMVLQETAAGSTIQLFDKAIGINVPQFRAVQLNATSDLLLLQSDLYSTSEGILVRNTAQANPANPSIELGPEFEKVSDFQHRFKSIPSIVGLDSLKVAGDVWFGAGVILKGRVSIVAKPGVKLEIPDGAVLENKDINDPSDI; encoded by the exons atgacgcTCCATTCAATAATAATCCAAAAGCTACTAACCACAAACGCCCATATAGGGCGGCGAGTGGCAGCCCACCACTTGAAAATTTACACTTATGGAATGCGTAATCAAGTCTCCATTATCGACTCCGATAAAACTCTCATCTGTCTCCGGAATGCTGCCAGTTTCATTTCTCATTTGGCGCGTGATAAGAACGCAAGGTTCATGTTTGTGAATACGAATCTTCTGTTTGATGAGATAGTGGAGCAAATGACAAAGAAGATGGGGATTTATAGCCCAAGAGATAACATTATGTGGAGAATGGGTGGTTTCTTGACTAATAGTCATAGTCCTAAGAAGTTtagatcaagaaataaaaag GTATGTTTTGGGCCAATACAACCGCCAGATTGTGTAGTGGTGTTGGATACGGAGAGGAAGAGCTCGGTGATTTTGGAGGCTGATAGATTGCAGGTTCCCATTGTGGCTTTGGTTGATTCAAATATGCCATGGGAGATTTATAAGAAGATTGCGTATCCAGTGCCTGCTAATGATTCTGTTCAGTTTGTGTACTTGTTTTGCAATATAATTACCAAGACATTTttgcttgagaaaaaaaaattgaaagcacTAAAAGGAAATATTCGTAAAGAAGAGCGAGATCTTTCTACCAAAGAATCGAG CAAGGAAATTCAAGAAAGTGTGCAAAGCAAGAACATGAGCAATATCAGCTCTCTAATTGGTGAAGTGCTTGTTGTTCCTTATCAGAACTTAGCACCTGCTTCTAATG ATATTGCAGAAATTAAGAACCTTTTGGACAAGATTGTCATGGTGAAGTTCAATGACACTTTGGGAACAGCTCTAGGGTTTAATGGCCCCAA GTCTTTAATTGGAATTCGTGATGGTTTGACATCTCTTGACTTGATTGTTAATCAAATTCAG TCTCTCAATTTGACATACGGATGCCATATCCCTTTGGTGCTTATGAACACTATCAGCACTCATGATGATTCCCTGAAG GCTTTGGAGAAATATTCCACATCAAATGTTGATATTCTTCCTCTTAGTCAG GGCCAACATCCTCAAAAGAAATCTTCCAGTGGACAGAGCAGTGCAGATGAATT GTATCCATCTGATCATGCTGCAGCCTTCCTTTCCCTAATGAAAAGCAGCGGAACTCTGGATGTATTATTATCACAG GGAAAGGAGTACGTACATGTGGTGAGCTCCGATAATGTAGCTGCTGCTGTTGATCCAAGTACCCTCTTCA GAATCATGAGTCATTTGAGCCAAAACAATATTGAATACTGTATGGAG GTGACACCAACCACTTCATATCTTTCAAAAAGTAAAATGGACAATCAGCGGCAAGGAATGTTTGAG CTTGCAGAAATAGCGCGAACACTTCCTAAAGAT TCAACGGAGAAGTTCAAGTTTATCGACACAAGAAGTTT GTGGGTGAATTTGAAAGCAATCAGAAGGCTTGTAGATACCAATGCCCTGAAGATAGAGAAACTGTCTATTTCAAAG gaaATGGAAGGTGATCAAATGGTTTTGCAAGAAACAGCAGCTGGTTCGACAATACAg TTATTTGATAAAGCCATCGGCATTAATGTCCCTCAATTTCGGGCTGTGCAACTAAATGCAACATCAGACTTGCTTCTTCTTCAG TCAGATCTGTACTCCACCTCTGAAGGCATTTTAGTTCGGAACACAGCTCAAGCTAACCCTGCAAATCCATCTATTGAGTTGGGACCTGAATTTGAAAAG GTCAGCGATTTCCAACACCGTTTCAAATCCATTCCTAGCATAGTTGGATTGGATAGCTTGAAGGTAGCTGGTGATGTGTGGTTTGGAGCTGGCGTGATTCTTAAG GGGAGAGTAAGTATTGTTGCAAAACCAGGGGTGAAACTGGAAATTCCTGATGGTGCAGTCCTTGAGAACAAG GATATCAATGACCCGTCAGACATTTGA
- the LOC133670037 gene encoding UTP--glucose-1-phosphate uridylyltransferase-like isoform X2 has protein sequence MTLHSIIIQKLLTTNAHIGRRVAAHHLKIYTYGMRNQVSIIDSDKTLICLRNAASFISHLARDKNARFMFVNTNLLFDEIVEQMTKKMGIYSPRDNIMWRMGGFLTNSHSPKKFRSRNKKVCFGPIQPPDCVVVLDTERKSSVILEADRLQVPIVALVDSNMPWEIYKKIAYPVPANDSVQFVYLFCNIITKTFLLEKKKLKALKGNIRKEERDLSTKESSKEIQESVQSKNMSNISSLIGEVLVVPYQNLAPASNDIAEIKNLLDKIVMVKFNDTLGTALGFNGPKSLIGIRDGLTSLDLIVNQIQSLNLTYGCHIPLVLMNTISTHDDSLKALEKYSTSNVDILPLSQGQHPQKKSSSGQSSADELYPSDHAAAFLSLMKSSGTLDVLLSQGKEYVHVVSSDNVAAAVDPRIMSHLSQNNIEYCMEVTPTTSYLSKSKMDNQRQGMFELAEIARTLPKDSTEKFKFIDTRSLWVNLKAIRRLVDTNALKIEKLSISKEMEGDQMVLQETAAGSTIQLFDKAIGINVPQFRAVQLNATSDLLLLQSDLYSTSEGILVRNTAQANPANPSIELGPEFEKVSDFQHRFKSIPSIVGLDSLKVAGDVWFGAGVILKGRVSIVAKPGVKLEIPDGAVLENKDINDPSDI, from the exons atgacgcTCCATTCAATAATAATCCAAAAGCTACTAACCACAAACGCCCATATAGGGCGGCGAGTGGCAGCCCACCACTTGAAAATTTACACTTATGGAATGCGTAATCAAGTCTCCATTATCGACTCCGATAAAACTCTCATCTGTCTCCGGAATGCTGCCAGTTTCATTTCTCATTTGGCGCGTGATAAGAACGCAAGGTTCATGTTTGTGAATACGAATCTTCTGTTTGATGAGATAGTGGAGCAAATGACAAAGAAGATGGGGATTTATAGCCCAAGAGATAACATTATGTGGAGAATGGGTGGTTTCTTGACTAATAGTCATAGTCCTAAGAAGTTtagatcaagaaataaaaag GTATGTTTTGGGCCAATACAACCGCCAGATTGTGTAGTGGTGTTGGATACGGAGAGGAAGAGCTCGGTGATTTTGGAGGCTGATAGATTGCAGGTTCCCATTGTGGCTTTGGTTGATTCAAATATGCCATGGGAGATTTATAAGAAGATTGCGTATCCAGTGCCTGCTAATGATTCTGTTCAGTTTGTGTACTTGTTTTGCAATATAATTACCAAGACATTTttgcttgagaaaaaaaaattgaaagcacTAAAAGGAAATATTCGTAAAGAAGAGCGAGATCTTTCTACCAAAGAATCGAG CAAGGAAATTCAAGAAAGTGTGCAAAGCAAGAACATGAGCAATATCAGCTCTCTAATTGGTGAAGTGCTTGTTGTTCCTTATCAGAACTTAGCACCTGCTTCTAATG ATATTGCAGAAATTAAGAACCTTTTGGACAAGATTGTCATGGTGAAGTTCAATGACACTTTGGGAACAGCTCTAGGGTTTAATGGCCCCAA GTCTTTAATTGGAATTCGTGATGGTTTGACATCTCTTGACTTGATTGTTAATCAAATTCAG TCTCTCAATTTGACATACGGATGCCATATCCCTTTGGTGCTTATGAACACTATCAGCACTCATGATGATTCCCTGAAG GCTTTGGAGAAATATTCCACATCAAATGTTGATATTCTTCCTCTTAGTCAG GGCCAACATCCTCAAAAGAAATCTTCCAGTGGACAGAGCAGTGCAGATGAATT GTATCCATCTGATCATGCTGCAGCCTTCCTTTCCCTAATGAAAAGCAGCGGAACTCTGGATGTATTATTATCACAG GGAAAGGAGTACGTACATGTGGTGAGCTCCGATAATGTAGCTGCTGCTGTTGATCCAA GAATCATGAGTCATTTGAGCCAAAACAATATTGAATACTGTATGGAG GTGACACCAACCACTTCATATCTTTCAAAAAGTAAAATGGACAATCAGCGGCAAGGAATGTTTGAG CTTGCAGAAATAGCGCGAACACTTCCTAAAGAT TCAACGGAGAAGTTCAAGTTTATCGACACAAGAAGTTT GTGGGTGAATTTGAAAGCAATCAGAAGGCTTGTAGATACCAATGCCCTGAAGATAGAGAAACTGTCTATTTCAAAG gaaATGGAAGGTGATCAAATGGTTTTGCAAGAAACAGCAGCTGGTTCGACAATACAg TTATTTGATAAAGCCATCGGCATTAATGTCCCTCAATTTCGGGCTGTGCAACTAAATGCAACATCAGACTTGCTTCTTCTTCAG TCAGATCTGTACTCCACCTCTGAAGGCATTTTAGTTCGGAACACAGCTCAAGCTAACCCTGCAAATCCATCTATTGAGTTGGGACCTGAATTTGAAAAG GTCAGCGATTTCCAACACCGTTTCAAATCCATTCCTAGCATAGTTGGATTGGATAGCTTGAAGGTAGCTGGTGATGTGTGGTTTGGAGCTGGCGTGATTCTTAAG GGGAGAGTAAGTATTGTTGCAAAACCAGGGGTGAAACTGGAAATTCCTGATGGTGCAGTCCTTGAGAACAAG GATATCAATGACCCGTCAGACATTTGA